The segment CTCACCGCTGATCGCACCACGGCTCCCGCAGGAAGCGCCCCCCACCGAGCGAGCAAGCCGAATCCCTATTTCGGGTTCACGCACAGCGAGCCTCTTTGCCACGCTGCGCGAAGCTGCTTTGCTTCGTCGCATGGAACATCTCGCCCCTCCGACCTCGAATCCGATCACCCCGCGGCAGCTCGAGGAGCACCGCACCGCCCTCACCGGCCACTGCTACCGCATGCTCGCCTCCGCCACGGAGGCGGACGACGCGGTGCAGGAGACGATGCTGCGCGCGATCCGCCGGCTCGATCAGTTCGAGGGACGCTCCTCGCTGCGCACCTGGCTCTACCGCATCGCCACCCGCGTCTGCCTCGACGCCATCGACGAGCGCAAGCGGCGCGCCCGGCCGATGGATCTTCGGCCGGTGGGCAACGTGGACGAGGAGCTCCTCGCCCTGCCCGGTGATCGGTGGATCGAGCCGATTCCCGACGCGCAGGCGCTCCCCACCGACGCCAACCCCGCCGAGCTGGTGGCGATGCGCCAGAGCATCCGGCTGGCGTTCATCGCGGCGCTCCAGCACCTGCCGCCGAAGCAGCGCGCGGTGCTGCTCCTCACCGAGGTCCTCGACTGGCCTGCGGCCGACGTGGCCGCCTGCCTCGAGACCAGCGTCGCCGCGGTGAACAGCGCCCTGCAGCGGGCCCGGGCCACCATCGGCTCGAAGGAGCTCGACGGGCTCCACGCGCCGCTGTCCGAGCCCAAGGCGGCGCTGCTCCAGCGCTACGTGGAGGCCTTCGAGCGCTACGACATGGACGCGCTCGCCGCGGTGCTCCGCGAGGACGCCACCATGTGCATGCCGCCCTTCGACCTCTGGCTCCAGGGCCAGCAGTCGATCCGCGACTGGATGCTGGGCCGGGGCATCGCCTGCAACGGCTCGCGGCTCGTTCCCACCGCGGCGTGCGGCCTGCCCGCCTTCGGGCAGTACAAGCCGGCGCCCGGCGGCGGTCCGCACCAGCCCTGGTCCCTCGTCGTGCTCGAGGTGGACGGCGATCGGATCGGCACCCTCCACCACTTCCTCGACACCCAGACGCTCTTTCCCCGCTTCGGCCTGCCCATGGAACTGTCGGCCGACCGATGAGTCCGGCGGCACCGGGCCGTCTCACCTGCAGACGTTTCGATTTCCGGAGGAAAAGATGGCCACCAACGCCAACCGCAAGCTCTTCGTCAATCTCCCCGTCCGCGATCTCGACCGCACGGTGGAGTTCTTCTCCCAGCTCGGCTTCCGCTTCAATCCGCAGTTCACCGACGCGACCGCCACCTGCATGCGCGTCGGCGAGGACGCCTTC is part of the Vulgatibacter sp. genome and harbors:
- a CDS encoding sigma-70 family RNA polymerase sigma factor, with the protein product MEHLAPPTSNPITPRQLEEHRTALTGHCYRMLASATEADDAVQETMLRAIRRLDQFEGRSSLRTWLYRIATRVCLDAIDERKRRARPMDLRPVGNVDEELLALPGDRWIEPIPDAQALPTDANPAELVAMRQSIRLAFIAALQHLPPKQRAVLLLTEVLDWPAADVAACLETSVAAVNSALQRARATIGSKELDGLHAPLSEPKAALLQRYVEAFERYDMDALAAVLREDATMCMPPFDLWLQGQQSIRDWMLGRGIACNGSRLVPTAACGLPAFGQYKPAPGGGPHQPWSLVVLEVDGDRIGTLHHFLDTQTLFPRFGLPMELSADR